A portion of the Aphelocoma coerulescens isolate FSJ_1873_10779 chromosome 1, UR_Acoe_1.0, whole genome shotgun sequence genome contains these proteins:
- the LOC138115759 gene encoding uncharacterized protein, with translation MRDFPWAAGGTRLENAGAAGGKCPVQKQRGAKRKKASRQPALREAGGRKCFNAASGGTLPRGT, from the coding sequence ATGCGAGACTTCCCCTGGGCAGCAGGAGGCACGCGTCTAGAgaatgctggagctgcaggagggaagTGCCCAGTGCAAAAGCAGCGAGGAgccaagagaaaaaaggcaagcagGCAGCCAGCACTGAGAGAAGCGGGTGGCAGAAAGTGCTTCAACGCTGCCTCTGGCGGCACGCTCCCCAGAGGAACTTGA